DNA from Pseudomonas mendocina:
TCGGTGCCCACGGCCAGGGTCGGGTTGATGCGGTCGTTGTCGTAGTTGGTCGCCAGGATGGCGGTGGCGATGGTCGAGTATTCCTTGGCTCGGCCACTGAAGCCGGCGGTGTTGACCACTTCGTCGTCACGGTCGTAGTTGGTGATCCAGGTGTTGAACAGCTGCACCGAGAAGAACGACGGGCGACTGGTGCCCAGGTAGCTCTGCAGGCCGAGCTGTTTGTCCATGCGCACCATGGTCTTGACCACGTCCTTCTCGATGATCCCGCAGAAGCCCGGGAAGAACGAGCAGCCGCCTGCTTCGCCGGCCTGTACGCCGATGTTGTACGGCGCGTTGGGGATGTAGGAAACCTCGGCGGAGAACACCGCATCGACCGATTCCAGGTAGCGGTTGGCGGTCACCCCGAACACGTCGATGAAGGGGAAGATCAGCTCGCCGACGGTGGAGTTCGGGTCGGAGTTGTAGTCGCCCTTGTACGGGCCGACGTAGGTACGACCACTGGCGGCATTGCCGACGCCCAGCGGGTTGTTCGGGTTGGAGTTGATCACCGGGTTCTGCGACGGGCCGTGGAACCAGCCCAGGGAGTATTCCCACTCGCCGGCCATGCCCTTCCAGCGCACGCCGTAGGACGGATCGTCCATGTCGGCGGCCTTGTGGTCGTAGTTGTACGGCACGTCGGCGCCGAAGGTGGCGGACTCGAAGGTGATGCCCTTGTTCGGGTTGTTCGCCCAGCGTCCGCCTTCCAGGTCATAGCTGTTGCCGCGGTCGCTGGCACGGTTCATCCGGCCTGGGATGTAGAGCAGCTGCAGGGTGCCGTCGACGCTGTCGAAGCGCTCCATCAGGTTGACCATCCACAGCGGCTTGCGCACGTCCTCGTTCTCCGGTTCGAGGAACGAGCGGATGCGCATGTCGTAACCGTGGATCACGTCCAGCGACTGGAAGAAGTCGGTCTCGCCCCAGACCACCTGCTGCTTACCGAGCTTGAGGGTGGTGGTCGGGGTGACCCCGGTCTGCCACCACAGCTCGCGGATTTCTTCGCTGTTGTAGACGTCGTCCATCAGGTTGACCGACGACTTGCTGCGGTTGCTGAAGAAGTCGGAGGCGGCGTTGCCGTCCATGCTCTTCTGCAGGTCTTTCAGGTAGTCGGTTTCCACCTCGCGGGCCACGCGCCCGGAGATGTTGAACTGCGAGTTGCCGAAGTCCTTGAACAGGTTGAGCTTGAGCGTGGTGCGCGCCATCGACAGGTCGTAGCGATAGTTGCCCTTGCGCTTCGCGCCGACCAGCCCGTTGGGGTCATCGGTATCCATTACATAGGGGTTCTCCAGGTTCCAGGACATGTGCTGGCGCGCATATCCACTGACCTCCCAGTCGGAGAAGAACCCTTCATCAGCCTGTGCCCCAGCCTGCACTCCCATACCAGCCAGCAGAACCGCGCAAGCGATCGGAGTTTTGCCAGACCACGCTTTCATATTGTTGTTGTGTGCGCTCATTTTCAGTTCCTGATGTGTTCAGGTTGGTGGATACGCCCGCAGATCGGGGCATCTTTCGTCTGGCCGTGCTCAAAGATGAATTTCGGTTTGAACACCAGCGCAAGCGAAGGCATGACGAAGAGCGAGGTCAGTGCCGAAACCATCAGCCACAGGCCGATCAGCATGCCCATCTCCGCCTGGAATCGAAGGGAGGAGAACGACCAGAACAGCACCCCGGCAGCCAGGGTGAAGGCCGTCAGCAGCACCCCACGGCCCGCCGAGCCGAGGGACTGCAGCACCGCGTCGAGCGGGTCGGCATCCGGGTGTTTTTCCAGGTATTCCTTCATCGAATCGACGATGTAGAAGGCGTAATCCACGCCCAGGCCGATGCCCAGGGCCACCACCGGCAGCGTGCTGATGCTCATGCCGATGCCTTGCCAGGCCATGAAGGCGAAGGTCACCACGTTGGAGATCAGCACCGGGATGATGAAGAAGATGCCGCTGACCGAAGAGCGGTAGACCACCAGGCAGCACAGCACCACCACCAGGAAGGCCAGCGCGGTGGCCTCGATCTGGTCGCCGAGGAGGATCTCGTTGACCGCCGCGATGATCCCCAGCACGCCACCGACCAGCTTCACCTCGGCCCCTTCCAGCGGGTTGTCGCGGATGAACTCGTTGGCGTAGTGGGTCGCCTTGCGCAGGGTGTCGCCCTTGTGATCGCGGAAGAACAGGGTCACGGCTGCGTTACGGAACTGCACGTCGGCGAACTGGGTCAGGTCGTCCGGGTCGGCGCCCTGCATGTAGAAGCTGATCAGCTCGCCATTCTCCATGCGGCTCAGGCCCAGCTCGCCATAGCGCGGGTTGCCTTCGTAGAGGTTGCGGCGAATGTCGATGACGATATCGGCCAGCGACACCGAACCGCCGATCTCCGGCTGGCGCTCCATGTAGCGCGAGAAGCGCAGCATCCAGTCGAGCACCTCGGGCGTTTTCATGGCGTCCAGTTCCTTGCCTTCGAGCACTACGAACATCTGCTCGGAACCGGGGTAGAGGCGGTTGATCAGGGCGCTGTCGCGGTTGAAGGCGGAGTCCTGCCAGAGGATCGGCGAACCGTCACTGGCGTCGCCGACGTTGATCCGCGTGGCTTCGAACATGAAGCCGCCGAGCAGCACCAGGGTCACCGGGGCGACCCAGTAGCGTGCGCGGCTGCGCACCATCCACTTCGCACCATTGAGGACGAACTGCATGAACCCGTCGAGGTTGACCGGGTGCACGTAGCCTTCCGGGCGCTTGATGTAGGACAGCAGCGCCGGGGTCAGCAGCACCGCCGAAACGGCGATGGTCATCACCCAGATGGCGCCGATGATCGCCACTTTGTGCATCAGCGGAATGGGCGTGAGGATGACGCAGAGGATCGCCCCAGCATCGGCGTACAGCCCCAGCATGCTCGGGCGGAACAGCTCGCGCATGGTCTGCTCGGCGGCCTTGCGCGGTTCGATGGACTCGCCCACGGCCAGGTCGTCGAAGCGGGTGATCAGCTGCACCGAGTGGGAGAAGGCGCGCGCCGTGATGATGAAGGCCACCACGATCACCAGCGGGTCGAAGTTGTAGCCCAGCAGGCTGCCCACGCCCAGTGCCCAGATGGCCGAGACCGTACCGGCGATCAGCGGCAGCAGGGTGCCGCGCCAGGTGCGGCTGAACACGAACAGCAGGATCAGCATGGCCGCCAGCGACAGCAGGGCGATGCCCACGGTCTCGCCGAGGTAGTGCGCCACCCAGCCATAGAGGATCGGCTCGCCCACCAGGTGCAGGCTGACCTGATCCTTGACTGGCGAGGCGTCGAGGATGGCCTCGATCTGCGGGAAGATCTTCGCGTAGTCCACCAGATGGTCGTAGAAGTCGACCTGGATCAGCGCCGAACTCAGGTCACGGTCGACGTACAGGCCATAGACCAGCGGGTTGTTCAGTACTGCCTGGCGCAATTCGCGCATCTGCTGCGCGTCCTTGGGCAGATCCGGCCACATCAGTGGACGGGTCTCGATGCCTTCGCTGGAAGCATTGACGCGCTTGAGCTTCTTCGAGGCAAGCGAGGTGATCTGCATCGGATTGACGCCCTCGACCTGCTGCAGGTCGTAGGTGATCCGGCGCACTTCACCGAGCACGTCCTCGCGGAAGATGTCGCCCTCCTTGGCCTTGACCAGGATGGTCACGCGGTTGCTGGCGGCGAAGCTGTCCTGGTACTTCTGGTGCACCTTCACGTAGGGGTGGTCGTGGGGAACCATGTCGCTGAAGCGGGTGCGGATGTCCAGGTTGACCAGGCTGGCGGCAAAACCCAGGGTGATCAACCCGACCACCATGCACACCAGCAGGCGATGGCGGATCGACCACAGCGACAGGCGCGCGGCGAAATTCATGGCGGCATTCATTGTTGGTGCTCCCGAGGCCAGAGCTGCAGGTCGTCCTGGCGCAGCAAACCGAGTTGATGGCCGATCAGCACCACGCCGTCGGCGGTGTCGAGCAGTCGGCTGTGATAGCTCTTGTCCAGACCGTCAGGCGTCCAGGCCTGCCATTCGCCGGCCGGGGTGCGCGAGCGGAACAGCGCGCCGCGGTCGCCGGTGGTCAGCCACTCGCCGTCATGCACGGTGACGTCGAACAGGTGCTCAGGGGTGAAGGCGTTCACCGCCTGCCAGCTGTCGCCACCGTCGCGACTGATGAAGGCCTGGCCCTGGTTGCCCACGGCAACGCCGGTGCGACCGTCGAAGACCAGCGCGCGCAGGCTCTCGCTGCCCAGTTCCTGGGTCGTCCAGGTCAGGCCGCCATCGCGGCTGCGCAGCAGGCGACCGAATTCGGCGGTGATCCACAGGTCGCCGTCGACACCGGCGCGGATGCTGTTGAAGGTGACGTCGTCACCGTTGCCCATCGGCTCCCAGTGCGTGGCATCGGCGTCGCCGCGAAACAGCGCGCCCATTTCGCCGACTGCCCAGAAATGGCCGTCGATGAAACTGACGCTGAGCAGCTTGCCGGCCAGGTCGGAGACCACCAGTTCCTGGCTTTGCCAAGGCTCTTGCCCCTGGCGCGTCCACAGGTGTCCCTGGTTACCGACCACTACCTGGCGGCCCTGATCGGAGACGGCGATCGACTGCAGGTTGCTGCGCGCCGGCAGCTCTTCCCGTGTCCAGGTCGCCCCGGCGTCCAGGCTCGACAGCAGGGCGCCGTTCTGCCCGACGATCCACAGGTGCTCGCCGAGTGCGGCGCCATCGAAGAAGGCATCGCGGCGTTCCAGCAGCGGCTGATCCAGCGGCACCGGGTTGACCGAGGGTTTGATGAACACCGCGGCATAGGCCAGGCTGCCGATCACCATCCAGGGGGCCAGCCGCGCGAGCCAGCCAAGCAGGCACTTAAACATGGTGGCCTCCCTGCTGCTTGCCGGCCTGGCGGTCGAGCCAGCGGAACGAATGGCCGCCCAGCGGCGTGCCGGTCAGGGCTTGCACGCGTTGCACGCTGGTCACCAGCGCCAGCGGGTCGATGCCGCTGCGCAGGCCCATGGCGTCGAGCATCAGCACCAGGTCTTCGGTGGCCAGGTTGCCGGTGGCGCCCGGTGAGAAAGGGCAGCCGCCGAGGCCGCCAATGGAACTGTCGAACTCGCGCACGCCGCACTCCAGCGCGGCCAGTACGTTGGCCAGGGCCATGCCCCGGGTGTCGTGGAAATGGCAGGACAACTGGCGGGCGGCGTCGTACGGGGTCAGTCGCTCCAGCACCTCGCGCACGGCACGCGGATTGGCCGCGCCAATGGTGTCGGCGATGATCACCTTGTCCGCACCCGCTTCGAACATGCGCTGGGTCAGGTGCTCCACCACCGAGGGCGGAGTCAGTCCTTCGAACGGGCATTCGAAGGCCACGGCGACGTAGGCACGGGCCTGGATGCCGTCCTCACGAGCGCGCTGCATCAGCTCGGCACAGACCGCGGTGGTCTGCTCCAGGCTCATGTTGATGTTGCGCTGGTTCATGGTTTCCGTGGCCGACAGCACCACGGCGACCGAGCGCACGCCGGCTTCGCGGGCCAGTTCGTAGCCGCGCAGGTTGGGTACCAGCGCTGAGTAGGCGACCGCATCGGTCATCGGCAGGCGGCCGAACAGCTCGCCGGTGCCGGCCATCTGCGGCACCGCCTTGGGCGATACGAAACTGCCGACCTCGATGCTGCGAATGCCGCTATCGAGCAGCGCGTCGATCATCAACAGGCGCTCGTCGAGGCTCAGGGTCTTGCCCTGGCTTTGCAGCCCGTCGCGCGGGCCGACTTCATTAACGGTGACGAAATCGCTCATGCCTCACCCCACGATCCGTTGGTTCTTCAGCGCAGCGATGCGCTCGGCGTCGTAACCCAGCACGCGTTCGAGCACGGCGTCGGTGTGTTCGCCCAGCAGGGGCGGTGCGCTGTAGCTGTCTTCGTCGTCGGCCGACAGCTTGATCGGGTTGCCCGGTGCTTCCACCGTGCCGCCTTGCGGGTGGGGGATTTCCACCACCATCTTGCGATGGCGCACCTGCGGGTCGGCCAGCGCATCGCTGAAGCGGTTGACCGGCGCGCAGGGCACGCGCACCGAGGACAGCTGCTCGACCCAGTGGGCGGTGTCGCGGGTGGCGAACAGCTCGTTGAGGATGCCGTCGATCAGCTGCTTGTCGGCCAGGCGCGCCGGTTGGGTCTTGTATTTGGGATCCTTGAGGGCATCGACGTCGAGCAGGCCGACCAGGTTGTCCCAGAAGCTGTCGAAGATCACCGCGACGATGATGAAACCGTCGGCGGTGCGGTAGGTGTTGTACGGCACGTGAACGAAGTGGCCGTTGCCCAGCGGTTCGGGGTTCTCGCCGCTGAGGAAATACATGGTGGCCATGTAGTTGAGCATGCTGATCTGACAGTCGAGCATGCTGATGTCGACGTGCTGCCCATGGCCCTTGCTGTGGCGTGCCTGCAGTGCGGCCAGTACGCCCATCACGGCGAACATGCCGCCGCCCAGATCGCCGATGGGGATGCCGGCGCGGGTCGGATGGTCGGCGTTGTCGCCGGTGATCGACATGCCGCCACCGATACCCTGCACCACCTGGTCGAACGCCGGGCGCTGGTAGTTGGGGCCGTCCTGGCCGAAGCCGGACACCGAGCAGGTGATGATCAGGGGGTTGATCAGTTTGAGGTGCTCGTAGTCGATCTTGAGCTTCTGCGGCACGCCGGCGCTGAAGTTGTCCAGCACCACGTCGGCTTCACGCACCAGGTCGTGGAACACGGCCAGGCCCTGCTCACTCTTCAGATCGATGCACACGCTCTGCTTGTTGCGGTTGAGCGTGAGGAAGTAGGCGCCCATGCCCTTGAACGAATGCCGAGGATCCTTGGCCAACAGGGCACGTGTGCCTTCGCCAGCCAGCGGCTCGACCTTGATTGTTTCCGCCCCGAGATCGGCAAGGATCATTCCGGCATAAGGGCCGGACAGCATGTGGGTCAGATCGAGGATGCGAATCCCCTCTAGCGGTTTGCTCATGATCGTTCTCTTGTACTTGTTGGAATTGCCCGCACAAGAGGGATAGCAAGGCCCTTGCCAAGTCTTTGGATGACTTTTAGTTGTTTGTTTTTAAAGGGATTTTTTTAATTTTTTGAGTGAATCAGCGAAGCGCTTGGAGCAATCGCATTGCAAGGTGAAATAGCGATTTCATTCTGCATGGATGGTGGTGAGCGAACGGGGAAGGGCGTCGATAAGGGAGGTCGGCGGGGGAGTGGACAGACGATTCGCTGGGAGGGTGGTCGTTCGGATGGTTGAGGGGGCTGATACCGGACTGGCAAGTTTGTGTGTTGTCTTGTCGGGTGTTTTGGACGCCGCTGCAGTGTTTGCCGGAAGTCCTTGTTTCGCCCCCTCGGGCGACTCACTTTTCTTTGAAGTGCGCAAAGAAAAGTAAGCAAAAGAAAGCGCACCCCATCATCCGGCCCCGGCTGCGCCGGGGTTCCCTCGTTCCATCACCGTTCCAGGGGCACGCCACGATGGGCCATCCCTGGCCCTCCGTGGCTCTCGCGGCATCCATGCCGCTCAACCCCTTCCACGGTGATTCCACTCGGCCTCCTGAAGGGGACTTGGGCGTCGTCTGCGAGATCGCGATGCAAGAGCAAAAACACGGAGATTAAGGGTTGGCCACAAGAGCACAGCGAGACAGGTTTAGAGCCCGTAAGGGAAACCCTGAAAAAGTTGTCATTACTCGCTGCGCTCGCCCGAAGAGGAATCATCCAGAACCTGAGAACTCCTGGGCTCGCGCCTTCGCGGGAGTGACGAGGTGGGCTGGCGTAGGGTGCGCCGTGCGCACCGGGTGATGGCAAGGCGTTAGGAAAGCGCTGAAAAACGCCGTCGTTACTCGTTGCACTCGCCCTGTACGGGCCACACTGAAGTGCGTTCAGCGCAAGCGCTGTCCTGCACAGGCGGGAATCCAGAACCTGCGGACTCCCTGGGCTCCCTCCTTCGCGGGAGTGACGGCAAATGACTTTTTCAGAACATCCTAAGAGGTGAAGCCTGTAGTGCAGGTTACTCACACAATGGAGAGTGCCACGTACTTATTTGCCAGTCCGGTGTCATTCAAATACGCAGACCTCCAAAAAAAACCGGCACTCAAGGTGCCGGCAAACTTCACGCTCAGGAGCAGTCTCAGGTGAATCGATGTGCTTCGATGGGGCCGTCGAATCCTTCCAGCGCCCCCGGTTCGATGTAGCGTTTCCAATTGTCGAAGATTTCCCGGCCGGCGAGAAAACCCTCGAAGATGGCGTGGTCGGTCTTGCGCGGCACCACCGCGTCGCCGACCCGGTGCACGTTCGGCAGATCGGCCTTGAGGGCGTGGTACAGGCCGTCCACCGGCAGGTGCCGCACCGCCAGGACGATGCTGTCGAAGCCTTCCAGGGTCTGCTCCTCACCGCTGTAGAGGTTGAACAGATCGACCGCCGTACCGCGTACCCGGCTGACCCAGGCATTGAGGGTGTAAGTCAGGCCACGGCTGAACAGGTTGGCGTACACCACCGGCTGATCCAGGGTGGTGCCCAGACGATGGAACAGCGCGTTCCAGCGTGTGACCACGTGCACCTCGTGGCCGTTTTCCACCAGCAGCTCGGTGATGCCGGCGGAGTAGCGGTTGCCTTCCTCGTCCAGCACCAGCACGCGCTTGCCGACCCGCTGCGGCTGTGCCAGCACGTCGAGCGCGGTGAACACATGCTCGGCATCCAGCCCCGGCACCTGCTCGACCAGCGGGTTGATGTCGGAGTAACCGCTGCGATCCGGCAGCGAGCCGGTGGCGACGATCACGCCATCCGGTTGCAGTGCGCGGATCGAGTCGACGCTGGCTTCGCAGTTCAGCTTCACCTGCACACCGGCCTTGGCCATCTGCACCTTGAGGTCTTCGGTGATCCAGGCGAAGGAATCGCGACGCGGCAGGCGCACGATATGGTTGACCTGGCCACCGAGTTCGCCGGCCTTTTCCAGCAGGGTGACGCGGTGTCCGCGCTTGGCCAGGCCCTCGGCCGCCTTCATCCCGGCTGGACCACCGCCGACCACCACCCAGTGTCTGGCCGCTGGCGCCAGCTCCAGCGTCTGTGGCCCGAAGACTTCCTCGCGGCCGGTGGCTGGGTTGACCTGGCAGGTCATCGAAGTGCCGTGGAACAGGCGCGAAACGCAGCCCTGGTTGCAGCGCAGGCAGTGGTAGATCTCGTCCTCGCGGCCCTCGGCAGTCTTGCGCGCGAACTCGGGGTCGGCGATCTGTGCGCGGGTCATGGCCACCATGTCGGCGTCGCCGCGGGCCAGGATCGCCTCGGCTTCGCCGGCACTGCCGATACCGGAGACGCAGAACACCGGTAGCTTCACCGCGCGCTTGAGGCGCGCCACCGGATCGACCAGCCAGCCATTGGGCACGTCGTAGGGCGGCATGATGTAGGTGGCCGACTGGTATACCCCGGCGGTGGCCATGATGTAGTCGATATGGCCGGTGGCTTCGACCGTCTGCGCGACCTTTATCCAGTCGTCGATCTGCATGCCGCCCGGCACCATTTCGTCCATCGACAGGCGGATGCCGATCACCAGATCCGGGCCGACCTTTTCCCGCACCGCCGCGATCACTTCGAGCGGTAGGCGCATGCGGTTCTCGTAGCTGCCGCCGTATTCATCGTTACGCTTGTTGAACAGCGGCGAGATGAACTGGTGTAGCAGGTAGCTGTGCGCCAGGTGGATCTCGACACCGTCGAAGCCGGCCAGGCGCGCGTACTCGGCCGAGCGCACCCAGCCCTCGACGACCTCATCCATGTCCGAGCGCTCCATGGCCTTGGCCATCTCGCCGAACACCGGTGACTTGATGTTGGACGACGACCAGAGCACGCGGTAGTCATCCATGGCGTGGGTTTCACCCATCACGCCGAAGTGGTTGAGCTGGGCGAAGATGTGCGCGCCGAAGCCGTGCACCGCCTCTGTCAGCGCCGTGTCGCGCTCGATCATTTCTTCGCGGTAGCCATAGGGATAGCCGCGGCAGAAGGTGTTGGAGGTCGGATGGATCAGGCGGTTGCCGGTGACCATCAGGCCGATGCCGCCCTTGGCGCGCGCGGCGTGGTAGTAGATATCGCGGTTGTTGGTCAGCCCCTCGGGGGAGTTGAAGGCCATGGCATGGGCCGACTGCATGATGCGGTTGCGCAGGGTAATGCCGCGCAGGCGCAGGGGTTGGAACAGGTGCGGATAACGTTCGACGGTCATGCTGTTCTCCTTCGCGGCCGGCAGTGCCGGCCGGAAATGGCGTCATGTCGCGCACAGCCGAGGAGCTGTGCGCGGCTTTGCGTAGGGTGCGCTGTGCGCACCGCTAGCCGATCAAGCGATCAGCCCACTGGGGCACCCATGGCCGTGCGCCAGTCGGCACCAAAGCCTTCCAGCTCGCCTTGCTCGATGAACCGGTTCGGGTCGTCGAGCAACTCGCGGCCGGCCAGCATGCCTTCGTAGAGGGTGTCCTGCAGTGGTCTGGGCAAGCGGGCATCGCCAATGCAGTGCAGGTTCTTCACCCTGCCTTGCAGGGGTCGATACAGGGCATCGTGCGGGCTATGTCCGGCGGCGATGACGAAGGTGTCCGCCTCCAGGCAGGCGCTGTCCTGATCGGTGAACAGGTTGAGCAACTGCGCGCGCTGGCCATCGATGCGGCGCACCCAACTGTTGAGGGTGTACTGCAGGCCTTTGCGGAACACGTGCTGGTAGTTCACCGGCAGATCCAGGGTCAGGGCCAGGTTGGGCGCCAGGGCGATGAAGCGGCTGACCAGGTGCACCTGGTGGCCACGGTCGAGCAGGTACTCGGCGGTGCCAAGGGCGTAGCGGCCGCCGTCTTCGTCGAACAGCACCACGCGTTTGCCAACCCGTGCCGGGTCTTCGAGCACTTCCACCACACTGAGCACGTTGTCCTGCTCGGTGCCCGGTACGCGATCCACGGCGGGGCGGGTGGAGGTGAAGGCGGTCTTCAGTGGCGTCGAGCCGGTGGCCAGAAGCACGCCGTCGGCGCCGAACGCCACCACTTCGTCGGCGCTCATCGCGCAGTTCAGGCGGATCTCCACGCCGGCCTTGCGCAGTTGCCGCTCCAGGTCGCGCGGGATGAAGGCGAACTTGTGCCGGCGCGGCATGCGGGCGGCCAGGTTGAGCAGGCCGCCGAGGCGGTCGTCCTTTTCCACCAGGGTGACGCGATGGCCACGCTGGCGCAGGGTCAGCGCCGCCTTCATGCCCGCCGGGCCACCACCGACCACCAGCCAGTGACCGGGTGTCTCGGCAGGCTTGAGGGTGTGCAGGCCGAAACGCTGCTCGCGCCCGGCGGCCGGGTTGACCACGCAGGAAATCGCGTTGCCGGCCATCAGCCGGGCGATGCACGCCTGGTTGCAGCGGATGCAGTGGTTGATTTCGTCCTCACGGCCTTCGCGCAGCTTGTTGCAGAACTCGGGGTCTGCGATCTGCGTGCGGGTCATCGCTACCATGTCGGTGGCGCCGTTGGCCACCAGGGCTTCGGCTTTCTCCGGGTCGACGATATGGCCGACGATAAACAGTGGAATCTCGCTGATTTCGCGCAGCGCAGCGCGCAGGCGGGCACCGTCGTCCACCAGCCAGTTCTCCGGGTAGTCGCCCGGCGGAATCTGGTCGGCATGGGCGGCATAGGTGCCGGCGGTGGC
Protein-coding regions in this window:
- a CDS encoding DUF1302 family protein, producing MSAHNNNMKAWSGKTPIACAVLLAGMGVQAGAQADEGFFSDWEVSGYARQHMSWNLENPYVMDTDDPNGLVGAKRKGNYRYDLSMARTTLKLNLFKDFGNSQFNISGRVAREVETDYLKDLQKSMDGNAASDFFSNRSKSSVNLMDDVYNSEEIRELWWQTGVTPTTTLKLGKQQVVWGETDFFQSLDVIHGYDMRIRSFLEPENEDVRKPLWMVNLMERFDSVDGTLQLLYIPGRMNRASDRGNSYDLEGGRWANNPNKGITFESATFGADVPYNYDHKAADMDDPSYGVRWKGMAGEWEYSLGWFHGPSQNPVINSNPNNPLGVGNAASGRTYVGPYKGDYNSDPNSTVGELIFPFIDVFGVTANRYLESVDAVFSAEVSYIPNAPYNIGVQAGEAGGCSFFPGFCGIIEKDVVKTMVRMDKQLGLQSYLGTSRPSFFSVQLFNTWITNYDRDDEVVNTAGFSGRAKEYSTIATAILATNYDNDRINPTLAVGTDLTYGGSFIVPSVEFAYGDNWRVRVEADLFFNDERQKRALQGFNNTNLFGYFDGNDQLAVRVTYQF
- a CDS encoding RND family transporter — encoded protein: MNAAMNFAARLSLWSIRHRLLVCMVVGLITLGFAASLVNLDIRTRFSDMVPHDHPYVKVHQKYQDSFAASNRVTILVKAKEGDIFREDVLGEVRRITYDLQQVEGVNPMQITSLASKKLKRVNASSEGIETRPLMWPDLPKDAQQMRELRQAVLNNPLVYGLYVDRDLSSALIQVDFYDHLVDYAKIFPQIEAILDASPVKDQVSLHLVGEPILYGWVAHYLGETVGIALLSLAAMLILLFVFSRTWRGTLLPLIAGTVSAIWALGVGSLLGYNFDPLVIVVAFIITARAFSHSVQLITRFDDLAVGESIEPRKAAEQTMRELFRPSMLGLYADAGAILCVILTPIPLMHKVAIIGAIWVMTIAVSAVLLTPALLSYIKRPEGYVHPVNLDGFMQFVLNGAKWMVRSRARYWVAPVTLVLLGGFMFEATRINVGDASDGSPILWQDSAFNRDSALINRLYPGSEQMFVVLEGKELDAMKTPEVLDWMLRFSRYMERQPEIGGSVSLADIVIDIRRNLYEGNPRYGELGLSRMENGELISFYMQGADPDDLTQFADVQFRNAAVTLFFRDHKGDTLRKATHYANEFIRDNPLEGAEVKLVGGVLGIIAAVNEILLGDQIEATALAFLVVVLCCLVVYRSSVSGIFFIIPVLISNVVTFAFMAWQGIGMSISTLPVVALGIGLGVDYAFYIVDSMKEYLEKHPDADPLDAVLQSLGSAGRGVLLTAFTLAAGVLFWSFSSLRFQAEMGMLIGLWLMVSALTSLFVMPSLALVFKPKFIFEHGQTKDAPICGRIHQPEHIRN
- a CDS encoding glycosyl hydrolase, with the protein product MFKCLLGWLARLAPWMVIGSLAYAAVFIKPSVNPVPLDQPLLERRDAFFDGAALGEHLWIVGQNGALLSSLDAGATWTREELPARSNLQSIAVSDQGRQVVVGNQGHLWTRQGQEPWQSQELVVSDLAGKLLSVSFIDGHFWAVGEMGALFRGDADATHWEPMGNGDDVTFNSIRAGVDGDLWITAEFGRLLRSRDGGLTWTTQELGSESLRALVFDGRTGVAVGNQGQAFISRDGGDSWQAVNAFTPEHLFDVTVHDGEWLTTGDRGALFRSRTPAGEWQAWTPDGLDKSYHSRLLDTADGVVLIGHQLGLLRQDDLQLWPREHQQ
- a CDS encoding hydroxymethylglutaryl-CoA lyase, which encodes MSDFVTVNEVGPRDGLQSQGKTLSLDERLLMIDALLDSGIRSIEVGSFVSPKAVPQMAGTGELFGRLPMTDAVAYSALVPNLRGYELAREAGVRSVAVVLSATETMNQRNINMSLEQTTAVCAELMQRAREDGIQARAYVAVAFECPFEGLTPPSVVEHLTQRMFEAGADKVIIADTIGAANPRAVREVLERLTPYDAARQLSCHFHDTRGMALANVLAALECGVREFDSSIGGLGGCPFSPGATGNLATEDLVLMLDAMGLRSGIDPLALVTSVQRVQALTGTPLGGHSFRWLDRQAGKQQGGHHV
- a CDS encoding CaiB/BaiF CoA-transferase family protein produces the protein MSKPLEGIRILDLTHMLSGPYAGMILADLGAETIKVEPLAGEGTRALLAKDPRHSFKGMGAYFLTLNRNKQSVCIDLKSEQGLAVFHDLVREADVVLDNFSAGVPQKLKIDYEHLKLINPLIITCSVSGFGQDGPNYQRPAFDQVVQGIGGGMSITGDNADHPTRAGIPIGDLGGGMFAVMGVLAALQARHSKGHGQHVDISMLDCQISMLNYMATMYFLSGENPEPLGNGHFVHVPYNTYRTADGFIIVAVIFDSFWDNLVGLLDVDALKDPKYKTQPARLADKQLIDGILNELFATRDTAHWVEQLSSVRVPCAPVNRFSDALADPQVRHRKMVVEIPHPQGGTVEAPGNPIKLSADDEDSYSAPPLLGEHTDAVLERVLGYDAERIAALKNQRIVG
- a CDS encoding NAD(P)-binding protein, producing MTVERYPHLFQPLRLRGITLRNRIMQSAHAMAFNSPEGLTNNRDIYYHAARAKGGIGLMVTGNRLIHPTSNTFCRGYPYGYREEMIERDTALTEAVHGFGAHIFAQLNHFGVMGETHAMDDYRVLWSSSNIKSPVFGEMAKAMERSDMDEVVEGWVRSAEYARLAGFDGVEIHLAHSYLLHQFISPLFNKRNDEYGGSYENRMRLPLEVIAAVREKVGPDLVIGIRLSMDEMVPGGMQIDDWIKVAQTVEATGHIDYIMATAGVYQSATYIMPPYDVPNGWLVDPVARLKRAVKLPVFCVSGIGSAGEAEAILARGDADMVAMTRAQIADPEFARKTAEGREDEIYHCLRCNQGCVSRLFHGTSMTCQVNPATGREEVFGPQTLELAPAARHWVVVGGGPAGMKAAEGLAKRGHRVTLLEKAGELGGQVNHIVRLPRRDSFAWITEDLKVQMAKAGVQVKLNCEASVDSIRALQPDGVIVATGSLPDRSGYSDINPLVEQVPGLDAEHVFTALDVLAQPQRVGKRVLVLDEEGNRYSAGITELLVENGHEVHVVTRWNALFHRLGTTLDQPVVYANLFSRGLTYTLNAWVSRVRGTAVDLFNLYSGEEQTLEGFDSIVLAVRHLPVDGLYHALKADLPNVHRVGDAVVPRKTDHAIFEGFLAGREIFDNWKRYIEPGALEGFDGPIEAHRFT
- a CDS encoding FAD-dependent oxidoreductase, which encodes MTQPKTPGELRYPSIFSPLKIGNITVRNRLMQTAHAKGFASAEGLTNDRDIHYQAERAKGGIGLIVTGARHTHPASTGPNRSLARGNRQEMIERDAEMVNAVHAFGARIIAQLIHFGPQGRSGALDDYRVQWGPSTMKSPAYNEWAKEMTKAEMDEVSEHFALSALNAKAAGFDGVELHYSHGYLHQQFLSFVYNKRTDEYGGSLDNIVRFPIETMQRVRDAVGPDFVVGIRVSLDECTVDGMHADTAIQMTRKLVETGLIDYVSATAGTYAAHADQIPPGDYPENWLVDDGARLRAALREISEIPLFIVGHIVDPEKAEALVANGATDMVAMTRTQIADPEFCNKLREGREDEINHCIRCNQACIARLMAGNAISCVVNPAAGREQRFGLHTLKPAETPGHWLVVGGGPAGMKAALTLRQRGHRVTLVEKDDRLGGLLNLAARMPRRHKFAFIPRDLERQLRKAGVEIRLNCAMSADEVVAFGADGVLLATGSTPLKTAFTSTRPAVDRVPGTEQDNVLSVVEVLEDPARVGKRVVLFDEDGGRYALGTAEYLLDRGHQVHLVSRFIALAPNLALTLDLPVNYQHVFRKGLQYTLNSWVRRIDGQRAQLLNLFTDQDSACLEADTFVIAAGHSPHDALYRPLQGRVKNLHCIGDARLPRPLQDTLYEGMLAGRELLDDPNRFIEQGELEGFGADWRTAMGAPVG